One Chordicoccus furentiruminis DNA window includes the following coding sequences:
- a CDS encoding J domain-containing protein, producing the protein MDAIIVSDACRRIEEEIQRLRMVLASLTAERDELRCHICPELEARYAQAVGDLQIRIHLQEILIQEFRISIELARAALNREKVISREEIEDQVRRRYQTFHDRVGEERRKAERAKREQKERESRQRQYERAWRDRYGGDAGKEASREDGHAKGKAGRMPDAKELYRKLVKRLHPDMNPDGTEREKELFRRAVKAYQEGDIATLQEVYDEVFGDETAADTGWKARSYEELTALRDRLKEQIRLLQEEIRAIRESFPYSMKEMLDDPAAVAAKREELQRQISRNDEALKRLDGISKEIVREMEALRKKKGGADG; encoded by the coding sequence ATGGACGCGATCATCGTGTCGGATGCATGCCGGCGGATCGAAGAGGAAATTCAGAGGCTGCGGATGGTGCTGGCCTCCCTGACCGCGGAGCGGGACGAGCTGCGCTGCCATATCTGTCCCGAACTGGAGGCTCGTTACGCGCAGGCAGTCGGGGACCTGCAGATCCGGATTCATCTTCAGGAAATTCTGATTCAGGAGTTCCGGATCAGCATCGAGCTGGCCCGCGCCGCGCTGAACCGGGAGAAAGTGATTTCCAGAGAGGAAATCGAGGATCAGGTCCGTCGGAGGTATCAGACCTTCCATGATCGGGTCGGGGAAGAGCGCCGAAAGGCGGAGCGGGCCAAAAGAGAGCAGAAGGAGCGGGAAAGCCGGCAAAGGCAGTACGAGCGGGCATGGCGGGACCGGTACGGCGGCGACGCGGGGAAGGAAGCATCCCGGGAGGACGGACATGCCAAAGGAAAAGCGGGCCGGATGCCGGACGCAAAAGAGCTCTACCGGAAGCTTGTGAAAAGACTGCATCCGGATATGAATCCTGACGGGACGGAGCGGGAGAAGGAACTGTTCCGCCGGGCCGTGAAGGCCTATCAGGAGGGCGACATTGCCACGCTGCAGGAAGTGTATGATGAGGTTTTCGGAGATGAAACCGCGGCGGATACGGGTTGGAAGGCACGGTCCTATGAGGAACTGACGGCGCTTCGGGACCGGCTGAAGGAACAGATCCGTCTTTTGCAGGAAGAGATCCGGGCAATCAGGGAGAGTTTCCCTTACAGCATGAAGGAGATGCTGGATGATCCGGCGGCTGTGGCGGCGAAGCGGGAGGAACTGCAGCGGCAGATCAGTCGGAACGACGAGGCGCTGAAACGGCTGGACGGAATCTCGAAGGAGATTGTCCGGGAAATGGAGGCGCTCCGGAAAAAAAAGGGCGGAGCAGACGGATGA
- a CDS encoding HIRAN domain-containing protein codes for MDQDKKELTTAAADAAAMTYLQQSGVELADLFTRDILLMHTSVAGVMFTDHFREHAAETKKGDPVSLVLEPDNPADPMAILVRDRQGRKLGYIPRVKNEALFHLMDAGKYLYGAVTGGTIGTMTNPKDTPWVEIDIDVFMKD; via the coding sequence ATGGATCAGGATAAGAAAGAGCTGACGACGGCTGCGGCGGATGCCGCGGCGATGACGTATCTGCAGCAAAGCGGAGTGGAGCTTGCGGACCTGTTCACACGGGATATTCTGCTGATGCATACGTCGGTCGCCGGTGTGATGTTTACGGATCATTTCCGGGAGCACGCTGCTGAGACGAAGAAGGGCGATCCGGTGAGTCTTGTGCTGGAGCCGGATAATCCCGCGGATCCGATGGCGATTCTGGTCCGGGACCGGCAGGGTCGGAAACTCGGCTATATCCCGCGGGTGAAGAACGAAGCACTGTTTCATCTTATGGACGCGGGCAAGTATCTCTATGGCGCGGTGACCGGAGGCACCATCGGCACCATGACGAATCCGAAGGATACGCCGTGGGTGGAGATTGACATCGACGTGTTCATGAAGGACTGA
- a CDS encoding folate family ECF transporter S component, producing MKKWTGLFRDSVGELRAVPSLTACAMLAALALILNSVASINIGPFVKIGFSAIPNQMVDFLFGPITGTLFAGVLDIVKYFLRPDGPFFFGFTFNAMLAAFIYGCFYYHRKLTFPRVLAAKLTVVLVVNVFFNTLWLSMLYGQAFLAILPARTLKNLIMWPIDSGIFYLLMRLLGQTGVFRLFRKKTAAV from the coding sequence ATGAAAAAATGGACCGGCCTGTTCCGCGATTCCGTCGGTGAGCTGAGAGCTGTTCCCTCACTGACGGCCTGCGCCATGCTCGCCGCACTGGCGCTGATTCTCAATTCCGTCGCTTCGATCAACATCGGACCCTTTGTCAAGATCGGTTTCTCGGCCATCCCCAACCAGATGGTTGACTTTCTGTTCGGACCGATCACCGGCACGCTGTTCGCCGGCGTACTCGATATCGTCAAGTATTTTCTCCGTCCCGACGGCCCGTTCTTCTTCGGATTCACGTTCAACGCGATGCTCGCCGCCTTCATTTACGGCTGCTTCTACTATCACCGGAAGCTGACCTTCCCGCGCGTGCTTGCGGCGAAGCTTACCGTCGTCCTGGTCGTCAACGTCTTCTTCAATACGCTCTGGCTGAGCATGCTCTACGGCCAGGCGTTTCTGGCGATCCTTCCGGCGCGCACGCTGAAGAATCTGATCATGTGGCCGATCGATTCCGGTATTTTCTATCTGCTGATGCGGCTGCTCGGCCAGACCGGCGTCTTCCGCCTCTTCAGAAAAAAGACCGCGGCTGTCTGA
- a CDS encoding response regulator transcription factor, with amino-acid sequence MFTLLITDDEAPVRIAVRKLLDTTALSIGRIEESDNGADALKLARELHPDVILADIRMPRMDGLTFLGRIRQSPALDARVIMISGYDEFSYAQQALRLGATDYLLKPLKADELNQAVRKALLELHPDARFDETGTSERPASVRADEVIEMIHRTIEESYSENISISGFTSRYFFSKEYLSKLFKARYGCGIYEFLLRTRMTRARELLSDPSLQIQEIAARTGYSDTHYFSKAYRNYYGESPTQYRKQAAKDRFS; translated from the coding sequence ATGTTCACTTTACTGATTACAGATGATGAGGCGCCGGTCCGGATCGCCGTGCGGAAACTGCTCGATACGACCGCACTGTCCATCGGCCGGATCGAGGAATCCGACAACGGAGCCGATGCGCTGAAGCTGGCACGCGAGCTGCATCCGGACGTCATTCTCGCGGATATCCGCATGCCGCGGATGGACGGACTTACCTTTCTCGGCCGGATCCGTCAGTCCCCGGCACTCGACGCGCGCGTCATCATGATCAGCGGCTACGATGAATTTTCCTACGCCCAGCAGGCGCTCCGGCTCGGCGCGACCGACTATCTGCTGAAGCCGCTCAAAGCCGACGAGCTGAATCAGGCCGTCCGGAAGGCCCTTCTCGAGCTTCATCCGGACGCCCGCTTTGACGAAACGGGCACTTCAGAGCGGCCGGCGTCCGTCCGCGCCGACGAAGTCATCGAAATGATTCATCGGACGATCGAGGAATCCTACAGCGAGAATATTTCCATCAGCGGCTTTACTTCCCGCTACTTCTTCTCGAAGGAATATCTCTCGAAGCTCTTCAAGGCGCGCTACGGCTGCGGCATCTACGAGTTTCTGCTGCGGACCCGGATGACGCGGGCCCGGGAGCTGCTCTCCGACCCGTCGCTCCAGATTCAGGAAATCGCCGCCCGCACCGGCTACTCCGACACGCACTACTTCAGCAAGGCCTACCGGAACTACTACGGAGAATCGCCGACGCAGTACCGGAAACAGGCCGCGAAGGACCGTTTTTCTTAA
- a CDS encoding sensor histidine kinase, protein MRTIRKRLSRTPLWAILTLLSFASLMTLTLFFTIRYYRHSRSSTIRNEIGCSRQLSSLRIINLDRYLDTLAQFAVQPCYNAILSQALNTYQAVDEDALLDAARAFVQSSYFSRNDLISLRITFLSPGLTVYRGNDTDHTLTRSVDPSDITDSEAYRACAASPLNCALFAAEQNGRRLLHYCHTLIRISDQKVTALVELVLDPACSVGQTSGRGSGRFVLLTDENGHLIYSDLPAEAASAFLAKKAPAEEDESGRLINLKDTPYLMTSAYSTRYGLTLCSFSSYDRLMEAFRGTARTTAADGFLLFVILMASAYVVIRFFTKPLTLLAKKQGDFGGGDFTHVHLTGCREVSMLAESFNKMSDSLNRLIEQNYAARINEQNAQLKALEAQINPHFLYNTLQAIGSEALTDTDGTTVYSMLTTLADCLRYTIRASDTVTLREELRYVDNYYRLQKLRKGDRLTLDENVSQDLLDLPIPKVSLQNLVENSIRHGLSDDVTSIRIQLNAETDGTNLLLSVTDDGCGIPEAELHKLRTLFDERRLTDPDTGVGLPNLFNRLKILYRDADVLIASRTGADHGTKVTLRIPMHAEKGSECSLY, encoded by the coding sequence TTGCGGACGATCAGAAAACGTCTGTCGCGAACGCCTTTATGGGCGATATTGACACTTCTCTCCTTCGCGTCGCTGATGACGCTGACGCTGTTTTTCACGATCCGGTACTACCGGCACAGCCGGAGCTCCACGATACGGAACGAGATCGGCTGCTCTCGCCAGCTGTCCAGCCTCCGTATCATCAATCTGGACCGCTATCTTGACACGCTGGCCCAGTTCGCCGTTCAGCCGTGCTATAATGCCATTCTGAGTCAGGCACTGAATACGTATCAGGCTGTGGATGAGGACGCGCTCCTCGATGCGGCGAGGGCCTTCGTGCAAAGCAGTTATTTCTCGCGGAACGACCTGATCTCGCTTCGCATCACGTTTCTCAGTCCCGGGCTGACTGTGTATCGCGGAAATGATACGGATCATACCCTGACCCGGTCCGTGGACCCGTCGGACATCACCGATTCCGAAGCGTACCGTGCCTGCGCGGCGTCCCCGCTGAACTGCGCGCTCTTTGCAGCGGAACAAAACGGGCGCCGGCTGCTGCATTACTGTCACACGCTGATCCGGATCAGCGATCAGAAGGTGACGGCGCTGGTGGAACTGGTGCTGGATCCCGCCTGCTCGGTCGGCCAGACCTCCGGCCGCGGCAGCGGCCGTTTCGTTCTGCTGACGGACGAAAACGGTCATCTGATCTACAGTGATCTTCCGGCAGAAGCGGCGTCCGCATTTCTCGCGAAGAAAGCTCCGGCTGAAGAGGACGAATCGGGCCGGCTGATAAACCTGAAGGACACACCGTATCTGATGACCTCCGCTTATTCCACGCGGTACGGGCTGACGCTCTGCTCCTTCTCCTCCTACGACCGGCTGATGGAGGCGTTCCGCGGCACGGCCCGGACCACGGCCGCCGACGGCTTTCTTCTCTTCGTCATCCTGATGGCCTCGGCCTATGTGGTGATCCGCTTCTTCACGAAACCTCTGACGCTGCTCGCGAAAAAGCAGGGTGACTTCGGAGGCGGGGACTTCACTCACGTACATCTCACCGGCTGCCGGGAGGTGAGCATGCTTGCCGAAAGCTTCAACAAGATGTCCGACAGCCTGAACCGGCTGATTGAGCAGAATTACGCCGCCCGGATCAACGAACAGAACGCTCAGCTGAAAGCGCTGGAAGCGCAGATCAACCCGCACTTTCTGTACAACACGCTGCAGGCAATCGGATCCGAGGCGCTTACGGACACCGACGGCACCACGGTTTATTCGATGCTGACCACACTGGCGGACTGCCTTCGCTACACGATCCGGGCCAGCGACACCGTCACGCTGAGAGAGGAGCTTCGCTATGTCGACAACTACTACCGTCTGCAGAAGCTGCGGAAGGGCGATCGGCTGACACTGGACGAGAACGTCTCTCAGGACCTTCTCGATCTTCCGATCCCGAAAGTCAGTCTCCAGAATCTGGTGGAAAACTCCATCCGGCACGGGCTGTCCGACGATGTGACCTCGATCCGGATCCAGCTGAACGCGGAGACGGACGGGACGAATCTGCTGCTCTCGGTGACAGACGACGGATGCGGGATCCCGGAAGCGGAGCTTCACAAGCTCCGCACGCTCTTCGATGAACGCCGGCTGACCGATCCCGACACCGGTGTCGGCCTTCCGAACCTCTTCAACCGGCTGAAGATCCTCTACCGCGACGCGGATGTGCTGATCGCAAGCCGGACCGGCGCGGACCACGGCACGAAGGTCACACTCCGGATCCCGATGCATGCAGAGAAAGGATCAGAATGTTCACTTTACTGA
- a CDS encoding carbohydrate ABC transporter permease, translated as MKKQTKERVENVCFTLPALICIFVMFYIPFVMGAGYSFTQWNGISQQPKFIGLDNYKAIFGGGSGFFSTIGFTIGYTALFILFSNVIALILAVALTKKFHLANVFRGVFFIPYIMSMTIVGFIWKFIFTKGFETMFEHCPLPFFNWSWLGDPRVAFWAVTLVGIWQSLGFYIVLYIAGLEAVPQDVEEAARVDGATSTQRFFRVTLPLLGPSITTCIFMSLTNGLKVFDIILALTKGGPGQATYSATMSIYMDAFTNNQYGLGSAEAIVYFLVVLVITKLTLKGLNRTEVSL; from the coding sequence ATGAAAAAACAAACGAAGGAGCGGGTGGAAAATGTCTGCTTTACGCTGCCGGCTCTCATATGCATTTTCGTGATGTTCTATATTCCGTTCGTGATGGGCGCGGGATATTCCTTCACGCAGTGGAACGGGATCTCACAGCAGCCGAAATTCATCGGTCTTGACAATTACAAGGCGATCTTCGGCGGCGGAAGCGGATTCTTCTCCACGATCGGTTTCACAATCGGCTATACGGCGCTCTTCATTCTGTTTTCAAATGTGATTGCGCTGATTCTGGCGGTGGCGCTGACGAAGAAGTTCCATCTGGCGAACGTCTTCCGGGGGGTTTTCTTTATCCCCTACATTATGAGTATGACGATCGTCGGCTTCATCTGGAAGTTCATCTTCACGAAGGGCTTCGAGACGATGTTTGAGCACTGCCCGCTGCCGTTCTTCAACTGGAGCTGGCTGGGCGACCCCAGGGTTGCGTTCTGGGCGGTCACGCTGGTCGGCATCTGGCAGTCTCTGGGCTTCTACATCGTCCTCTACATCGCCGGTCTCGAGGCAGTGCCTCAGGATGTGGAAGAAGCGGCCAGAGTGGACGGCGCGACGAGCACGCAGCGGTTCTTCCGCGTGACGCTTCCTCTGCTGGGACCTTCGATCACCACATGCATTTTCATGTCGCTGACCAACGGACTCAAGGTTTTCGATATTATTCTGGCGTTGACGAAAGGCGGACCCGGCCAGGCAACTTACAGCGCGACGATGAGCATCTACATGGACGCGTTCACGAACAACCAGTACGGACTCGGTTCGGCGGAAGCGATCGTCTACTTCCTGGTGGTGCTCGTGATCACGAAGCTGACCCTTAAGGGACTGAACCGGACGGAGGTGAGTCTGTGA
- a CDS encoding carbohydrate ABC transporter permease, whose translation MKKKRAVGKILWYVLLTLFAAVYIYPVFIMVLNSFKSFGEVVSDPIAWPKVFTLQNYKDVAEKIHYIRLFFNNVMITVIGVAGIVVISSMTAYILDRRRTRYTKLVYALAITPMLVPFQTIMIPLLKTMTTLHLAKSRAGLGIQYWGLGIPMAVFIYYNFMQSIPKELDESARMDGASTFRTFVSVIFPLLKPVTTTVVVLDVMWIWNDFLEPLLMVNSSDKTKTLVLASYTFIGQMNTQWHYAMTAMVLTVLPSVIIFILLQKNIINGVVAGAVKG comes from the coding sequence ATGAAGAAAAAGCGGGCCGTGGGGAAGATTCTCTGGTACGTGCTGCTGACGCTGTTTGCGGCCGTCTACATCTATCCGGTCTTCATCATGGTACTCAACTCCTTCAAGAGCTTCGGTGAGGTCGTTTCGGATCCGATCGCGTGGCCGAAGGTGTTTACGCTTCAGAACTACAAGGATGTGGCCGAGAAAATTCATTATATCCGGCTCTTTTTCAACAACGTGATGATCACCGTGATCGGCGTGGCCGGCATCGTCGTGATCTCCTCGATGACAGCCTATATTCTGGACCGCCGGCGTACGCGCTACACGAAGCTGGTGTACGCGCTCGCGATCACGCCGATGCTGGTGCCGTTCCAGACCATCATGATTCCGCTGCTGAAGACGATGACGACCCTGCATCTCGCGAAGAGCCGCGCCGGCCTCGGTATCCAGTACTGGGGACTGGGTATCCCGATGGCGGTCTTCATCTACTACAATTTCATGCAGTCGATTCCGAAGGAGCTGGATGAATCCGCCCGTATGGACGGCGCCTCCACCTTCCGGACGTTCGTCTCCGTGATCTTTCCGCTGCTGAAGCCGGTGACGACAACCGTCGTCGTGCTCGACGTGATGTGGATCTGGAACGATTTCCTGGAACCGCTGCTGATGGTCAATTCCAGCGACAAGACGAAGACGCTGGTGCTGGCCTCCTATACCTTCATCGGGCAGATGAATACGCAGTGGCACTACGCGATGACGGCGATGGTGCTGACGGTGCTTCCGTCCGTCATCATCTTCATCCTGCTTCAGAAGAATATCATCAACGGGGTGGTTGCCGGAGCGGTCAAGGGCTGA
- a CDS encoding ABC transporter substrate-binding protein: MKKRMVSAILCGVMTAGLLAASVPVGAASSAASAESAETPAVDYSKDSGTINMFISSPEYADAIQQLISEYAKVAPNVTINYETTQNDYPTMLKAKINSGDIPDIFSSTSGKEIDTYMDYSYDLSDQPLMETIDPAVADTMKSLKTGKGCYGIAIKGNFFGILYNKDIFDQCGIKEFPTTTSAMKDACEKISAKGIQPFTTGFSEWWVFKHCWQPFLDAAADQAGITAAELVRKFESGEAKVKDYPELYNNFASITNLMG; this comes from the coding sequence ATGAAGAAACGCATGGTATCAGCAATACTTTGCGGCGTGATGACGGCAGGGCTTCTGGCGGCGTCGGTTCCGGTGGGCGCGGCTTCATCGGCTGCGTCAGCGGAGAGCGCGGAGACGCCGGCGGTCGACTATTCGAAGGATTCCGGCACGATCAATATGTTCATCTCGTCCCCTGAATACGCGGACGCGATTCAGCAGCTGATCTCGGAGTACGCGAAGGTGGCGCCGAATGTCACGATCAACTATGAGACGACCCAGAACGATTATCCGACGATGCTGAAGGCAAAGATCAATTCCGGCGATATCCCGGATATTTTCTCTTCCACATCCGGCAAGGAAATCGACACCTACATGGACTACTCCTATGATCTTTCGGATCAGCCGCTGATGGAGACGATCGATCCGGCGGTGGCGGACACGATGAAGTCGCTGAAGACCGGCAAGGGATGCTACGGCATCGCGATCAAGGGCAACTTCTTCGGAATTCTCTACAACAAGGACATCTTCGATCAGTGCGGCATCAAGGAGTTCCCGACGACGACTTCCGCGATGAAGGATGCCTGCGAAAAGATTTCCGCCAAGGGAATCCAGCCATTCACCACCGGCTTCTCTGAATGGTGGGTGTTCAAGCACTGCTGGCAGCCGTTCCTTGACGCGGCGGCGGATCAGGCCGGCATCACCGCGGCGGAGCTCGTCCGGAAATTCGAGTCCGGCGAGGCGAAGGTCAAGGATTATCCGGAGCTTTACAATAATTTCGCTTCAATCACAAATCTTATGGGATAA
- a CDS encoding transposase: MCRPCKKKISGIENSRKSESTSIFMTPSVPFARKAENRYDELLSQNKLLFTLDLIKERLSLSYTRTDEARMADDITWIMDTCSASGNSHLQWFGRLLGNHFEGIIAHATYKISSGKMEGINNKIKVLRRQAYGLPDDDYFFLRLFDASRKGYIRNPLSHKICD, translated from the coding sequence GTGTGCCGACCCTGCAAGAAAAAGATATCAGGAATTGAGAATAGTAGAAAGAGCGAAAGCACCTCGATTTTCATGACCCCATCGGTGCCTTTCGCCAGAAAGGCGGAAAATAGATATGACGAACTTCTCAGTCAGAACAAGCTTCTGTTCACGCTTGATCTGATTAAGGAGCGTCTGTCTCTTTCCTACACCCGCACTGATGAAGCCCGTATGGCGGATGACATCACCTGGATCATGGATACCTGCAGTGCATCCGGAAACAGTCATCTTCAGTGGTTCGGAAGACTCCTTGGAAACCACTTTGAGGGCATCATAGCCCATGCAACTTATAAAATCTCCTCTGGCAAGATGGAGGGCATCAACAACAAGATCAAAGTCTTACGGCGACAGGCCTACGGACTTCCGGATGACGATTATTTCTTCCTCAGGCTGTTTGACGCCAGCAGGAAGGGTTATATTCGCAACCCCTTATCCCATAAGATTTGTGATTGA